The Solibacillus sp. FSL R7-0682 genome includes a window with the following:
- a CDS encoding HNH endonuclease: protein MKIRKGQQKFKKQLAPLWNNQCALCGIELPALLRASHAKPWKDATDEERLDPYNGILLCSNHDVLYDQGYITFDGTGKIHISSEIESIDYVKFSIHDKMRVSRVEENKKYFKWHKRNIFKDNKNKREQD, encoded by the coding sequence GTGAAAATTCGTAAAGGACAACAAAAGTTTAAAAAACAACTTGCTCCATTATGGAACAATCAATGTGCATTATGTGGTATTGAATTACCAGCTTTGCTAAGAGCTAGCCATGCTAAGCCATGGAAGGATGCAACAGATGAAGAACGATTAGATCCATATAACGGAATCTTGCTATGTAGCAATCATGATGTATTATACGACCAAGGTTATATTACATTTGATGGAACAGGAAAAATTCATATTTCATCTGAAATTGAATCAATAGATTATGTGAAATTTAGTATTCATGATAAGATGCGCGTTAGTCGTGTAGAAGAAAATAAAAAGTATTTTAAATGGCATAAGCGAAATATTTTTAAAGATAATAAAAATAAACGAGAGCAGGACTAA
- a CDS encoding YwbE family protein — protein sequence MNGKNRSDVYPGLEVDIVLKKDQRTGTTTRGIVKDLLTNSSFHPHGIKVRLTDGQVGRVCQTYPK from the coding sequence ATGAACGGAAAAAATAGGAGCGATGTATATCCAGGACTAGAAGTCGACATCGTGTTAAAGAAAGATCAACGAACAGGCACAACCACTCGTGGTATTGTAAAGGATTTACTGACAAATAGCAGCTTTCATCCACACGGCATAAAAGTTCGATTGACGGATGGTCAAGTTGGACGTGTCTGTCAGACGTATCCGAAATAA
- a CDS encoding ABC transporter ATP-binding protein has product MLARFFTYYKPHKRLFIIDFSSAVFVAVLELLFPLAVQWFIDDLLPTNDWEMITKISALLLLTYILSTAMNFIVNYLGHKLGVNIETDMRQQLFNHVQRQPYTFFDNMKTGHLMSRITNDLFDIGEFAHHGPEDLFIAMMTFIGAFTIMFNINATLATIILVFVPFLIAVMYWSNKRMKKGWSVMYTEIANVNGRVEDSFSGIRVVKSFTNEEHEKKLFKKQNALFRKAKIYAYKVMAGTHSSIYILTRLLTLLVLVVGAWLSFNGQLSYGEFASFILFTNVLIKPIDKISALLELYPKGMAGFKRFCDLLDQEPTIVDRSNAKAVDQLNGDIAFHNVSFNYSDSKRVLNNISFHVPAGKTVAFVGPSGSGKTTISSLIPRFYDVTDGTITIDGNDIRNITQESLRKQIGTVQQDVFLFTGTVRENIAYGRLDATFEEIVEAAKQANLLEFIEQLPNGFETEIGERGLKLSGGQKQRLAIARMFLKNPPILILDEATSALDTATERIIQQSLNDLAKNRTTLIIAHRLATIRDADYIFVVTPNGIEEQGTYEELLKKNGIFAGLHHA; this is encoded by the coding sequence ATGCTAGCTAGATTTTTTACGTACTATAAGCCGCATAAGAGGCTCTTCATTATCGACTTTTCGAGTGCGGTATTTGTGGCTGTTTTAGAGCTTTTATTCCCGCTGGCTGTACAATGGTTTATTGACGACCTGCTGCCGACAAATGACTGGGAAATGATTACGAAAATCAGTGCCCTTCTATTATTAACGTACATTTTAAGTACTGCGATGAACTTTATCGTCAACTATTTAGGGCATAAGCTCGGGGTCAATATTGAAACCGATATGCGTCAGCAATTATTCAACCATGTACAGCGTCAGCCATATACGTTTTTCGATAATATGAAAACTGGGCATTTAATGAGTCGGATTACGAACGATTTATTTGATATTGGCGAGTTTGCACACCATGGGCCTGAGGATTTATTTATTGCGATGATGACCTTTATCGGGGCATTTACGATTATGTTCAATATTAATGCGACATTAGCCACGATTATTTTAGTCTTTGTACCGTTTTTAATTGCGGTTATGTATTGGAGTAATAAACGCATGAAAAAGGGTTGGAGCGTGATGTATACAGAGATCGCTAATGTAAATGGTCGCGTTGAAGATAGCTTTTCTGGGATACGCGTTGTGAAATCTTTTACAAATGAGGAACATGAAAAGAAGCTTTTTAAGAAGCAAAACGCACTGTTCCGTAAGGCAAAAATTTATGCCTACAAAGTAATGGCGGGGACACATTCAAGTATTTATATTTTAACTCGCCTATTAACACTTCTTGTACTTGTTGTCGGTGCTTGGCTTTCTTTCAATGGCCAGCTTAGCTACGGAGAATTTGCGAGCTTTATTTTATTTACAAACGTACTCATTAAGCCAATTGATAAGATTAGTGCGTTACTTGAATTGTATCCAAAGGGAATGGCAGGTTTTAAGCGATTCTGCGATTTACTCGATCAGGAGCCAACGATTGTCGATCGCTCAAATGCAAAAGCAGTAGATCAATTAAACGGAGACATTGCCTTCCATAATGTAAGCTTTAACTATTCGGATAGTAAACGAGTGTTGAACAATATTTCGTTCCACGTCCCTGCTGGGAAAACAGTCGCTTTCGTTGGACCATCTGGTTCAGGAAAGACAACTATTAGTTCATTGATACCCCGTTTCTATGATGTAACGGATGGTACAATTACAATCGATGGCAATGACATTCGAAATATTACCCAAGAATCATTGCGCAAGCAAATTGGTACCGTGCAGCAGGATGTGTTCCTATTTACAGGTACAGTTCGTGAAAACATTGCATACGGTAGGCTTGATGCGACCTTCGAGGAAATTGTTGAGGCAGCAAAACAGGCAAATTTACTGGAGTTTATTGAACAATTACCGAATGGCTTTGAAACAGAAATCGGGGAACGAGGACTAAAATTATCGGGTGGTCAAAAGCAGCGTCTTGCGATCGCACGTATGTTCCTAAAAAATCCGCCAATTTTAATTTTAGACGAAGCAACATCGGCACTTGATACGGCAACAGAACGCATTATTCAGCAGTCATTAAATGATTTAGCAAAAAATCGCACTACGCTTATTATCGCGCACCGCTTAGCAACGATTCGGGATGCGGATTATATTTTCGTAGTCACTCCAAACGGAATCGAAGAGCAAGGTACGTATGAAGAGCTTCTTAAAAAGAACGGCATTTTTGCTGGCTTGCATCATGCGTAA
- a CDS encoding dipeptidase, which produces MALPIIDLHCDALLRMYEHGYDFRHADELDVNLPRLRTGHVRAQAFAIFVMPNWSAEKKLKSALHQVYYFQNHVVNKLENVVHIKEWSDFDYLQPNEIGVFLTIEGVDFFEGDIKMWHLFKSFGVLAIGLAWNFPNEAADGLDSMLRRGVTAFGREIITLNNAHKILTDVTHLSEHSFWHCMEYADYVIATHSNAKAVCNHKRNLSDAQIRAMITKNAPIHIVYFPEFTTGTNEAKLCDLIKHVDHICALGGKHLIGVGSDFDGISHKITGLEHAGQHQQLINELLKHYSVADVRGFAYENFLKNRPR; this is translated from the coding sequence ATGGCACTTCCAATTATTGATTTACATTGTGATGCATTACTACGGATGTATGAGCACGGCTATGATTTTCGTCATGCCGATGAACTTGATGTCAATTTACCTAGACTTAGGACAGGGCATGTGCGCGCGCAAGCGTTTGCTATTTTTGTTATGCCCAATTGGTCAGCAGAAAAGAAATTAAAATCTGCATTACATCAAGTGTATTATTTCCAAAATCATGTTGTGAATAAATTAGAAAATGTTGTACATATAAAGGAATGGTCAGATTTTGACTACCTGCAACCAAACGAAATTGGTGTATTTTTAACGATTGAGGGCGTCGATTTTTTTGAAGGGGATATTAAGATGTGGCATCTTTTCAAGTCCTTTGGAGTGCTTGCCATCGGTCTTGCTTGGAATTTCCCGAATGAAGCAGCGGATGGCTTAGATAGTATGCTTCGACGAGGAGTAACAGCATTTGGTCGGGAAATTATTACACTCAATAATGCACATAAAATTTTAACCGATGTTACCCATTTGAGCGAACATAGTTTTTGGCACTGTATGGAGTATGCCGATTATGTCATTGCAACCCATTCAAATGCAAAGGCAGTTTGCAACCATAAGCGAAATTTATCTGATGCGCAGATTCGAGCAATGATTACGAAAAATGCACCGATTCACATTGTCTACTTTCCCGAGTTTACGACTGGAACAAATGAAGCGAAGTTGTGCGATTTAATAAAGCATGTTGATCATATTTGTGCGCTTGGTGGAAAACATTTAATTGGAGTTGGCTCTGATTTTGACGGTATCAGCCATAAAATTACCGGCTTGGAACATGCAGGACAACACCAACAATTGATCAATGAATTATTGAAACATTATAGTGTGGCGGATGTTCGCGGCTTTGCTTATGAAAATTTCTTAAAAAACAGACCACGTTAA
- a CDS encoding DEAD/DEAH box helicase, producing MEQLIQKLENSLHKGFIDQHKAVSSHFKPKLLSNKAHENVLTTLLQELKTCKTFTFSVAFITEGGLATLKTMLYDLQKKGISGRILTSTFLNFNQPKMFKELLKITNVEVRITDIKGFHSKGYIFEHEDYYSLIVGSSNLTDSALKANFEWNVYLNSLENGEVIQHFKNQFDQAWDTATLLNPDWIRQYKIQYEASIQQPSKVAAPPLYMTNPLKESLLIQPNKMQSTALEQIALLRQSGAKKGLIVSATGTGKTYLSAFDVRNAAPKRMLFIVHREQILKKAMADYRKILLGNEKDYGILSGTSKNMEARYLFATIQTISSDKYLTYFNKDHFDYVLIDEVHRAGAESYLKIINYFEPHFLLGMTATPERTDNFNIYELFDYNIAYEIRLQEALAEDMLCPFHYFGVTDYVLDGELINETSDLQKLIVKERIDHIIDKISYYGFSGKLVKGLMFCSSKTEARELSNILNTRGFKTCALTGEDPQDLRESAIEKLRTGELDYILTVDIFNEGIDIPFLNQIVMLRQTQSSIIFIQQLGRGLRKHDDKEYVTIIDFIGNYKNNYLIPIALSGDKTMNKDNVRRNTVNTNYIQGVSTINFEEVAKKQIFEAIKNTKLSTFKTLKESYFEVKNRIGRIPFLKDFIQQHSLDPEVIISYKDTPTYYHFLIKVGEDIAPLTDYEKAILSLIGKDFLSGKRIHELLLLELILKNDSIFEQDFVNQLRELNAYVDDETLRGIENVFSLNFFVEVDRKKFGGKPLIIKSNNSYTFNDELQISLRDENFKQYFVDLLECAFIKNKKYNNADPFKLYEKYSRREVCRILNWDKNEEGTLNGGRPKNGDFPIFVNYHKDVDGTSETKYMDEFLSSDTFKWCSTKNRYMHSKEMQILINSVEEGTNVLLFVKKDNGEGKDFYYLGSSAVNPTSAKPDKLLDKGKYYPVVTMEMVLEQPIQSDIYHYLVEE from the coding sequence ATGGAGCAGTTAATTCAGAAACTAGAAAACTCCTTACATAAGGGATTTATCGATCAACATAAAGCCGTTTCCTCTCATTTCAAGCCCAAATTATTATCAAATAAAGCTCACGAGAATGTCTTAACAACATTACTTCAAGAGCTAAAAACATGTAAAACATTCACCTTCTCTGTCGCTTTTATAACTGAGGGTGGCCTCGCTACCTTAAAAACAATGCTTTATGATCTTCAGAAAAAAGGAATAAGCGGACGAATTTTGACTTCGACTTTCTTGAATTTTAATCAGCCGAAAATGTTTAAAGAACTACTTAAAATAACGAATGTAGAAGTTCGAATTACTGATATTAAAGGGTTCCATTCAAAGGGTTATATTTTTGAACACGAAGATTATTATTCATTAATTGTGGGAAGCTCAAATTTAACGGATAGTGCATTAAAAGCAAATTTCGAATGGAATGTTTATTTAAATTCCCTTGAAAACGGTGAAGTGATACAACACTTTAAAAACCAATTCGATCAAGCTTGGGATACTGCGACCTTATTAAATCCGGACTGGATTAGGCAATATAAAATCCAATATGAAGCAAGTATACAGCAACCATCAAAAGTTGCTGCTCCTCCTTTATATATGACAAATCCCCTAAAGGAGAGCTTACTGATTCAGCCTAATAAAATGCAATCGACTGCGTTGGAACAGATTGCATTATTACGACAATCTGGTGCCAAAAAAGGGCTAATTGTTTCGGCAACAGGAACAGGAAAGACTTATTTATCTGCCTTTGATGTACGAAATGCCGCACCAAAACGTATGTTATTCATTGTACATCGTGAGCAAATCTTAAAAAAAGCGATGGCTGATTATCGAAAAATTTTATTAGGTAACGAAAAAGATTATGGAATTTTATCTGGCACTTCAAAGAATATGGAAGCACGCTATTTATTTGCTACTATACAAACGATCTCGAGTGATAAATACTTAACGTACTTTAATAAGGACCATTTTGATTATGTACTAATTGATGAGGTTCATAGAGCAGGTGCCGAGTCCTATTTAAAGATCATTAATTATTTTGAACCGCATTTTTTATTAGGTATGACAGCCACACCTGAACGTACTGATAATTTCAATATTTACGAGCTATTTGATTATAATATTGCCTATGAAATTCGTTTGCAGGAAGCACTAGCAGAAGATATGCTTTGTCCCTTTCATTATTTCGGTGTAACCGATTATGTGTTAGATGGAGAGCTCATCAATGAAACTTCAGACTTACAGAAACTAATTGTTAAAGAACGGATAGATCATATCATTGATAAAATTTCATACTATGGCTTTTCTGGAAAACTAGTTAAAGGGTTAATGTTCTGTAGCTCTAAGACTGAGGCACGGGAACTATCCAACATTTTAAATACTCGAGGTTTTAAAACATGCGCTTTAACTGGTGAAGATCCACAGGATCTACGTGAATCAGCTATTGAAAAGCTCCGTACCGGAGAATTGGATTATATTTTAACTGTTGATATTTTTAACGAGGGTATAGATATTCCATTTTTAAATCAAATTGTCATGTTACGTCAAACCCAATCAAGCATTATATTTATTCAGCAGCTTGGCCGTGGTTTACGGAAACATGATGATAAAGAATATGTTACAATCATTGATTTCATCGGAAACTACAAAAATAACTATTTGATCCCAATCGCTCTTTCTGGTGATAAAACAATGAATAAAGATAATGTTCGACGTAATACGGTAAACACCAATTATATTCAAGGCGTTTCAACAATTAACTTTGAAGAGGTTGCCAAAAAGCAAATTTTTGAGGCAATTAAAAATACAAAGTTATCTACTTTTAAAACATTAAAAGAAAGCTATTTTGAAGTAAAGAATCGAATCGGGAGAATCCCCTTTTTAAAAGATTTTATTCAGCAACATTCTCTTGATCCAGAAGTAATAATCAGCTATAAAGATACTCCTACTTATTATCACTTTTTAATAAAAGTTGGAGAAGACATTGCCCCATTAACTGACTATGAAAAAGCAATACTTTCTCTCATCGGAAAAGATTTTTTATCAGGAAAACGAATTCATGAGCTATTACTATTGGAGTTAATTTTAAAAAATGATTCCATTTTTGAACAAGATTTCGTAAATCAATTACGAGAACTAAACGCTTATGTCGATGACGAGACGCTTCGTGGAATTGAAAATGTTTTTTCTTTAAACTTTTTCGTAGAGGTCGACCGCAAAAAGTTTGGTGGAAAGCCTCTAATTATAAAATCTAATAATAGCTATACTTTCAATGATGAACTTCAAATATCACTACGAGATGAAAATTTTAAACAATATTTCGTAGATCTCTTAGAATGTGCCTTTATAAAAAATAAAAAGTACAATAATGCGGATCCTTTCAAGCTATATGAAAAGTATTCTCGACGAGAAGTGTGCCGTATCCTAAATTGGGACAAGAATGAGGAAGGTACGTTGAATGGTGGAAGACCAAAAAACGGGGACTTTCCGATATTTGTAAACTATCATAAAGATGTTGACGGTACCTCAGAAACAAAATATATGGATGAATTTTTATCTTCAGATACATTCAAATGGTGTTCTACAAAAAACCGGTATATGCATTCAAAAGAGATGCAAATTCTCATTAACTCTGTAGAAGAAGGTACTAATGTTTTATTATTTGTAAAAAAAGATAATGGAGAAGGAAAAGATTTTTATTATCTTGGATCAAGTGCAGTAAATCCCACTAGTGCCAAACCAGATAAGCTTTTAGATAAAGGTAAATACTATCCTGTTGTCACGATGGAAATGGTATTAGAACAACCAATTCAATCCGATATCTATCATTATTTAGTAGAAGAATAA